From the genome of Novipirellula aureliae, one region includes:
- the tatA gene encoding twin-arginine translocase TatA/TatE family subunit, whose translation MILLTSVLGFISPGPMELAIILAIMLLLFGGQKLPSLMRNLGKSANEFKRGMSESLEDDDSSDSKNEKAS comes from the coding sequence ATGATCCTACTGACTTCCGTTCTCGGCTTTATATCGCCAGGCCCTATGGAATTAGCGATCATTTTGGCGATCATGCTTTTACTTTTCGGCGGCCAGAAACTACCGAGCTTGATGCGAAACTTGGGGAAGAGTGCCAACGAATTCAAGCGTGGCATGAGTGAATCGCTCGAAGACGACGATTCATCGGACTCCAAAAACGAGAAAGCATCCTAG
- a CDS encoding Sec-independent protein translocase subunit TatA/TatB: MFGLSPFELMVIGVIAVVLFGGNLPEVARKFGGSYRELRRTLNDVQQQFRNAEFEAQKTLTLDDSKKVAKEDAVDDEPEEPSVPKFKPPV; this comes from the coding sequence ATGTTTGGACTCTCACCATTCGAGTTGATGGTGATCGGAGTCATTGCGGTCGTCCTATTTGGCGGCAATCTCCCCGAGGTTGCACGCAAATTCGGAGGTAGTTACCGAGAACTTCGACGCACGCTCAACGACGTCCAGCAACAATTCCGCAATGCGGAATTTGAGGCCCAAAAAACGCTGACCTTGGATGATTCAAAAAAAGTCGCCAAGGAAGACGCCGTGGATGACGAGCCCGAGGAGCCGTCCGTTCCAAAATTCAAACCTCCCGTCTAG
- a CDS encoding site-specific integrase, which produces MPRLRNAVPKYRKHKATGQAVVTIAGFDHYLGKFNSKASRMLYDRLIGEWLAAGRQGPPPDPDAFTITELIARYWRYAQAYYRRADGTPTDTAENMRPAFRVLRKTYGDTPVDDFGPIALKAVQQQFVELGQARKYVNENIDRIKRMVRWGVSEELVNESTLRRLETVNGLRKGKTTAHDNPEIPPVDDEVVDLTLPHLLPTLADMVQIQRLTGARPGEVCIMRAGDFDRRGETWVFVPERHKTEHHNKKRAIVIGPRAQKILEPYLNRDDLEYCFKPSEVIEEQLEDRHTKRVTPLSCGCKPSKRKRRRKRAPGDCYTNDSYRRAIHRACDRAFLPPAPLAKLKGESNNARVKRLTEKQRDELKVWLSDHRWSPNQLRHSMGTQTREEFGIEAVAAVLGHSRTDTSEIYALRNLKLAAEVAKAIG; this is translated from the coding sequence ATGCCAAGACTGCGAAATGCTGTCCCCAAGTACCGCAAACACAAAGCAACCGGTCAAGCCGTTGTCACGATTGCGGGTTTTGATCACTACCTTGGGAAGTTCAACTCTAAAGCGAGCCGAATGCTCTACGATCGGCTGATTGGCGAATGGCTTGCAGCCGGTCGCCAAGGCCCGCCCCCAGATCCCGATGCGTTCACGATCACCGAGTTGATTGCTCGCTATTGGAGATACGCACAGGCTTACTATCGCCGAGCCGATGGAACTCCCACCGATACCGCCGAAAATATGCGGCCAGCGTTCCGTGTTTTGAGGAAAACGTATGGTGACACGCCAGTGGATGATTTCGGCCCGATCGCGCTGAAAGCTGTCCAGCAGCAGTTCGTTGAGCTTGGACAAGCTCGCAAATACGTCAATGAAAACATTGACAGAATCAAGCGTATGGTGCGTTGGGGCGTTTCTGAGGAACTTGTCAACGAATCGACTTTGCGACGACTGGAGACAGTTAACGGGCTGCGCAAAGGAAAGACTACTGCACACGATAACCCTGAGATCCCGCCTGTTGACGATGAAGTCGTTGACCTGACCCTACCGCATTTGCTACCTACCTTGGCCGACATGGTTCAGATTCAGCGGTTGACTGGAGCCCGACCAGGGGAAGTTTGCATCATGCGAGCTGGAGATTTTGACCGTCGCGGCGAAACGTGGGTTTTCGTTCCCGAAAGGCACAAAACCGAACACCATAACAAAAAGCGAGCAATAGTCATCGGACCAAGAGCACAGAAGATCCTTGAACCGTATCTGAATCGCGATGACTTGGAATACTGCTTCAAGCCGTCTGAAGTGATCGAAGAACAATTGGAGGATCGACACACGAAACGAGTGACACCGCTCTCGTGTGGATGCAAACCAAGCAAACGAAAACGCCGACGCAAGCGAGCACCCGGCGATTGCTACACGAACGATTCGTATCGCCGAGCGATTCATCGAGCTTGCGACCGGGCGTTCTTGCCGCCCGCCCCGTTGGCAAAACTAAAAGGTGAGTCAAATAACGCTCGCGTGAAACGCTTGACCGAAAAGCAACGCGATGAACTGAAAGTGTGGCTAAGCGATCATCGGTGGTCGCCAAATCAACTCAGGCATTCGATGGGGACGCAAACTCGAGAAGAGTTCGGAATAGAAGCGGTGGCTGCTGTGCTTGGACACAGTCGAACCGATACGAGCGAAATCTACGCATTGCGAAACCTGAAACTTGCTGCCGAGGTTGCGAAAGCGATCGGTTAG
- a CDS encoding DUF1580 domain-containing protein yields the protein MTPPHLEYYQASPFTALLGLLNKPRNVTPRSRGFFMGKENQVTDDLRIRFSTAARQIPHITGESVHVSAIHRWATRGLAGVKLRTEYAGGHKRTTMRWIRQFFAEVTAAKTGEPVRADTKSSSQSRQEKARKELEAAGI from the coding sequence TTGACCCCACCACACCTTGAATACTACCAAGCATCACCTTTTACGGCGTTGCTTGGCTTACTGAACAAACCTCGCAACGTCACCCCACGTTCGCGAGGTTTTTTCATGGGCAAAGAGAATCAAGTAACCGACGATCTTCGAATTCGTTTCTCCACAGCGGCGAGACAAATCCCCCACATCACTGGCGAGTCGGTCCACGTCAGTGCCATTCATCGTTGGGCGACGCGAGGGCTCGCTGGCGTCAAGTTGCGTACTGAGTACGCCGGCGGACACAAACGCACGACCATGCGGTGGATTCGCCAATTCTTTGCCGAAGTGACCGCGGCGAAAACGGGTGAGCCAGTGCGAGCTGACACAAAAAGCAGCTCGCAGTCGCGGCAAGAGAAAGCTCGCAAAGAGCTCGAGGCCGCAGGCATCTAG
- a CDS encoding replicative DNA helicase encodes MTEPHPEQTKDTGTVDIGTVDIGTVDIETALLYSVLIDRQQIHVARSIVSSDDFTGTRRLLFAGISDLVDAGGDHGDITQLMAHFRSKNVVSKIGGAGAVAEILQSSAIPVNASTYARKIKAAANRRRVAAMLTVASDRIADPTDSFDEIIDSLMCDASAIRATSSTASTVSIYEAGLQVLSHVNADSSGEVLSGITAIDGCFGAFAPGTLTTIAARTSIGKSGLCLQAANNIALAGGRVLYLSLEMPAIELAFRCLGNTAKVDSQRIANRDITEDDRVHLIDALEKYRDAGLFIDDNPNQTAAGIASAARSRAASTGLNALFVDHIGLIGYPPGQKRNEAIADASRSMKRLSKELNIPVFMACQINRKGDDIKKDERPRLSHLADSTSIEADSDNVIILHRSRPADPITTFAFEKVRNGRKGIRMMKMDLPSTWFVDADSPIQDHPNYQDDFAEFAQ; translated from the coding sequence ATGACCGAACCGCACCCAGAACAAACGAAAGACACCGGAACCGTAGACATCGGAACCGTAGACATCGGAACCGTAGACATCGAAACCGCCTTGTTGTATTCGGTTCTGATTGACCGGCAGCAGATTCATGTTGCCCGGTCGATCGTCAGCAGCGACGACTTCACCGGGACGCGTCGGCTATTGTTCGCCGGAATTTCGGACTTGGTTGACGCAGGAGGCGATCACGGGGACATCACCCAGCTAATGGCTCACTTTCGGTCGAAGAACGTCGTGTCGAAGATCGGAGGCGCGGGAGCCGTTGCGGAGATTTTACAAAGTTCCGCGATCCCCGTGAACGCGTCCACCTACGCCCGCAAAATCAAAGCTGCCGCAAACCGCCGACGCGTTGCGGCGATGCTTACAGTCGCGTCGGATCGGATCGCCGACCCAACGGATTCATTCGATGAGATCATAGACAGCCTGATGTGTGACGCGTCGGCGATCCGAGCAACATCGAGCACCGCGTCGACGGTCTCGATTTACGAGGCAGGTTTACAGGTGCTTTCGCACGTCAATGCCGACTCTTCCGGCGAAGTACTTTCAGGGATTACGGCTATCGATGGCTGTTTCGGTGCGTTCGCCCCCGGAACCTTGACGACAATTGCCGCGCGAACATCGATCGGCAAAAGCGGGTTGTGCCTTCAAGCCGCGAACAACATCGCGCTAGCCGGTGGCCGTGTTCTTTACCTTTCCCTCGAAATGCCCGCGATCGAACTGGCGTTTCGATGCCTTGGGAATACCGCGAAGGTCGATAGCCAGCGGATAGCGAACCGCGACATCACCGAGGACGACCGCGTCCACCTGATCGATGCGTTGGAAAAATACCGCGACGCCGGTCTGTTCATCGATGACAACCCCAATCAAACCGCCGCTGGCATCGCATCGGCCGCCCGCAGCCGAGCCGCGTCGACAGGGTTGAACGCTTTGTTCGTCGATCATATCGGCCTGATCGGTTATCCGCCGGGCCAAAAGCGAAACGAGGCGATCGCCGACGCGTCGCGGTCGATGAAACGATTGTCGAAGGAATTGAACATCCCGGTTTTCATGGCTTGCCAGATCAACCGCAAAGGCGACGACATCAAGAAAGATGAGCGACCCCGCCTCAGTCACTTAGCAGACTCGACTTCGATCGAAGCCGACAGTGATAACGTCATCATTCTGCATCGGTCCCGGCCCGCCGATCCGATCACGACGTTCGCATTCGAAAAGGTTCGGAACGGTCGAAAGGGAATCCGCATGATGAAAATGGACTTGCCTTCTACTTGGTTCGTCGATGCGGATTCACCAATACAAGATCACCCCAACTATCAAGACGACTTCGCGGAATTTGCACAATGA
- a CDS encoding ATP-binding protein: MAASFRHRGISDTIAKANTKTKNTKKKNHCRLCIAIILCPCIILDVFITPRKLSENVVGKHSDKNPFTPGAGHPPPFLAGRDSEIAEFSKFLDQETVMRNVILTGLRGTGKTVLMDGKYKPAAQDKGWVWVGSDFSESSFLSEAKFCQRLLTDLSVFTSTAALAAESGSLGFTSQPNTQRMDYNFLWQFFELQPGLTADKLKATLEFVWKTVVVNSKTTEGIVFAYDEAQVVQDRDSKEEYPLAVMLETFQSLQRKGCRFLLLLTGLPTLFPRLVESRTYAERMFTIQELGRLTPEDSRDAISVPTKGNAYSFTEAGVEQIIKTSDGYPYFIQFICRETFDHLKANPDDLTIPLDSIVRKLDTDFFAGRWETLTDRQRDLLYCVSSLPESEEEFSIIDIVEGSKATDRIKSFTPGDVSQMLPRLIEKGLIYKNRLGKYCFSVPLFNRFIRRKLEQKETQPRLFPD; this comes from the coding sequence ATGGCAGCGAGCTTCCGCCATCGCGGTATCTCCGACACGATAGCAAAAGCAAACACCAAAACGAAAAACACAAAAAAAAAGAATCATTGTCGATTATGCATTGCCATAATCTTATGCCCATGCATAATCTTAGATGTCTTCATAACTCCCCGTAAGCTGAGCGAAAATGTGGTAGGCAAACATTCCGATAAGAATCCTTTCACTCCTGGTGCAGGACACCCCCCTCCATTCTTAGCAGGACGGGACTCAGAGATCGCAGAATTCTCCAAGTTCCTAGATCAAGAAACGGTGATGAGAAACGTGATTCTCACCGGGCTACGCGGTACAGGGAAAACCGTACTGATGGACGGAAAGTACAAACCTGCCGCCCAGGACAAAGGCTGGGTATGGGTAGGTTCCGACTTTTCGGAATCGTCTTTTCTGAGCGAAGCAAAGTTTTGCCAAAGACTGCTTACGGATCTCTCGGTTTTCACTTCAACCGCTGCCCTCGCTGCTGAATCGGGCAGCTTGGGGTTCACAAGTCAACCGAACACACAGCGGATGGATTACAATTTTCTTTGGCAGTTTTTTGAACTCCAACCGGGCCTCACGGCTGACAAACTCAAAGCCACTTTGGAATTTGTGTGGAAAACGGTCGTGGTGAATTCAAAGACGACCGAAGGAATTGTGTTTGCTTACGATGAAGCCCAGGTAGTGCAAGATCGAGACTCAAAGGAAGAGTATCCACTGGCGGTGATGCTGGAAACTTTCCAATCACTTCAACGCAAAGGTTGTAGATTCCTGCTCCTGTTAACGGGCTTGCCAACACTGTTTCCAAGACTAGTCGAGTCTCGCACGTACGCCGAGAGAATGTTCACAATTCAGGAACTTGGGCGTTTGACGCCGGAGGATTCGAGAGACGCGATTTCCGTTCCAACGAAAGGAAATGCGTATTCTTTCACTGAGGCCGGCGTGGAACAGATCATAAAGACGTCCGATGGATACCCATACTTCATTCAATTCATTTGTCGCGAAACATTCGACCATTTAAAGGCAAATCCAGACGACCTTACTATTCCGCTTGATTCAATTGTTCGAAAGCTGGATACCGATTTTTTTGCAGGCCGCTGGGAAACGCTGACGGATCGCCAGAGAGACTTGCTGTACTGCGTTTCAAGCCTTCCTGAGTCAGAAGAAGAGTTCTCAATTATTGACATTGTTGAGGGATCCAAGGCAACAGATAGGATAAAAAGTTTTACTCCTGGCGACGTCAGTCAGATGCTTCCTCGCCTGATTGAAAAAGGATTGATCTACAAGAATAGGCTCGGGAAGTACTGCTTTTCTGTTCCATTATTCAATCGATTCATTCGGCGGAAACTCGAGCAAAAGGAAACCCAGCCCAGGCTATTCCCAGATTAG